From a region of the Candidatus Abyssobacteria bacterium SURF_5 genome:
- a CDS encoding 4Fe-4S dicluster domain-containing protein, giving the protein MEVSQKTQVRYGMTIDVDMCTGCGNCAVACHMENNVPFRPDESDKSRNMAWLRIYRVTNGAEYPNIRVAYFPRPCMQCDRHTPCVSVCPASATNYDKSTGLVDQINTRCIGCRYCMAACPYMVRCFNWWDPVWPADMKLYLNPDVAPRMRGVVEKCTFCSHRYIKVKDLAHQQGRAKLEKNEYVPACVEACPVGAMQFGDLNDPEHEVSRLVKSPRAFRLLERLHSEPKVYYLSSHDWIKRWSDNNAAGVHSAH; this is encoded by the coding sequence ATGGAAGTATCCCAGAAGACACAGGTCCGGTATGGAATGACAATAGATGTGGACATGTGCACGGGCTGCGGCAATTGCGCCGTCGCCTGTCATATGGAAAACAACGTACCGTTCCGCCCGGATGAAAGCGATAAGTCCCGCAACATGGCGTGGCTGAGAATCTATAGGGTCACTAATGGAGCCGAGTATCCGAACATACGCGTGGCCTATTTCCCGCGTCCCTGCATGCAGTGCGACCGCCACACCCCGTGCGTGTCGGTTTGTCCCGCCAGTGCCACCAACTACGACAAGAGCACCGGATTAGTGGACCAGATCAACACGCGCTGCATCGGGTGCCGCTATTGTATGGCAGCCTGTCCGTACATGGTGCGCTGTTTCAACTGGTGGGATCCGGTGTGGCCGGCCGACATGAAACTTTATTTAAATCCCGATGTTGCCCCCAGAATGAGGGGCGTCGTTGAAAAATGTACCTTCTGCTCCCATCGCTATATTAAAGTAAAAGATCTCGCCCATCAGCAGGGAAGGGCCAAGCTGGAAAAGAACGAATATGTGCCGGCCTGCGTTGAGGCTTGTCCGGTGGGGGCAATGCAGTTCGGAGATTTGAATGATCCTGAGCATGAGGTGAGCCGCCTGGTAAAGTCGCCTCGCGCGTTCCGGCTGCTTGAGCGATTGCACAGCGAGCCGAAAGTTTATTATCTGAGTTCGCATGACTGGATAAAACGATGGTCTGATAATAACGCCGCCGGTGTTCATTCCGCCCATTAG